From the Chitinivibrio alkaliphilus ACht1 genome, one window contains:
- a CDS encoding IMP dehydrogenase codes for MAKVISDVSRTFSEYLLLPGLTKRTASPAKVSLCTPISRYGTGETPRLSLNIPFVSASMQAVSGVDMATALARKGGAAFIFASQSIDDQAAMVRAVKKYKAGFVLSDTNATPDTPLSAVLEKIAQTGHSTVAVTDDGSATGRFLGIVTDKDYWVKEDDLSRPVSAYMTPVENVYLAHSGVSLHEANCLLRKYRKDCLPVINAEGHLDSLVFRKDFIEHTDNPLELIDSEKRLIAAAGINTHDYKERVPALVAAGVDVLTIDSSDGYSEYQRDCALWIREKYGDSLVVGGGNVVSADGFRYLAEEAQLDFVKVGIGGGSICITREQKGIGRGQASAVLEVAAARDEYYEKTGVYVPICSDGGLSNDTQIIIATAMGADFVMMGRYFAMTDESPTEKLSIRGQRYKAYWGEGSNRARNWQRYSDEKNSSGKMKFEEGVDAYVPASGPLSEVLDVTLAKLRSTMCNVGADSLKDFSQKAVLTRISEQSFVEGGTSNVVQLDQTHSEG; via the coding sequence ATGGCAAAAGTAATCTCCGATGTGTCCAGAACGTTTTCCGAATATTTGCTTCTCCCCGGATTGACAAAGCGTACAGCTTCTCCGGCGAAGGTGTCTTTATGTACACCAATCTCACGCTATGGTACGGGAGAAACCCCGCGGTTATCTTTGAATATCCCCTTCGTTTCTGCGTCTATGCAAGCGGTGTCTGGAGTTGATATGGCGACCGCCTTGGCTCGTAAAGGGGGAGCCGCCTTTATTTTTGCCTCGCAGTCCATAGATGATCAGGCTGCCATGGTGCGAGCAGTAAAAAAATATAAGGCTGGGTTTGTTCTCAGCGACACCAATGCAACCCCGGATACTCCCTTGTCGGCGGTGTTGGAGAAGATTGCTCAGACGGGACACTCCACGGTTGCCGTTACTGATGATGGTTCAGCCACAGGTCGTTTTTTAGGGATTGTTACAGATAAGGATTACTGGGTTAAGGAGGACGATTTATCTCGCCCTGTTTCTGCCTATATGACCCCTGTGGAGAACGTTTATTTAGCCCATTCGGGTGTGTCTCTTCATGAGGCAAATTGCTTGTTGCGAAAATATCGGAAAGACTGTCTGCCTGTTATTAACGCAGAGGGGCATCTTGATTCTTTGGTATTTCGGAAAGACTTTATTGAACACACGGATAATCCTCTTGAACTGATCGATTCTGAGAAACGTTTAATTGCAGCAGCTGGTATTAACACGCACGATTATAAAGAGCGTGTACCTGCTCTTGTTGCGGCGGGCGTAGATGTTCTGACAATTGATTCTTCTGATGGGTATTCAGAGTATCAGCGTGATTGCGCATTGTGGATTCGAGAAAAATATGGCGACTCCCTTGTTGTGGGGGGTGGTAATGTTGTTTCGGCCGATGGGTTTCGGTATCTTGCAGAAGAGGCCCAGCTTGACTTTGTAAAAGTTGGGATCGGCGGCGGCTCTATTTGCATTACCCGTGAGCAAAAAGGTATTGGCCGTGGCCAGGCATCGGCTGTGCTTGAGGTGGCTGCTGCACGTGATGAATATTATGAAAAGACCGGCGTCTATGTACCCATCTGTTCAGATGGGGGCCTCTCCAATGATACGCAAATTATTATTGCTACGGCCATGGGGGCCGATTTTGTCATGATGGGCCGCTATTTTGCCATGACCGATGAGTCTCCCACGGAAAAGCTTTCTATTCGCGGTCAACGGTACAAAGCGTACTGGGGAGAAGGGTCAAACCGTGCACGCAATTGGCAGCGGTATAGCGATGAGAAAAATTCCAGCGGTAAGATGAAGTTTGAAGAGGGGGTTGATGCTTATGTTCCTGCTTCAGGGCCTTTGTCGGAGGTGCTGGATGTTACCTTGGCAAAACTACGATCTACCATGTGTAATGTGGGGGCGGATAGCCTCAAAGACTTTTCCCAAAAGGCTGTGTTAACACGGATTTCTGAGCAATCCTTTGTAGAAGGAGGAACTTCCAATGTGGTACAGCTTGACCAAACTCATTCTGAAGGGTAG
- a CDS encoding stealth family protein, giving the protein MRYLDTLPVDFVYTWVNDQDPAWQRRKQRALGGSTVEAAAVESCRFVNSDELRYSLRSIYTYCPWFRKIFIVTDQQIPPWLCLDDPRVEIIDHQEIFQEEGTLPCFNSSAIECRLHHIPDLASHWIYLNDDFFIGRSVEKSFFFTPKGLQNSFSPPP; this is encoded by the coding sequence ATGAGGTATCTCGATACGCTCCCGGTCGATTTTGTATATACCTGGGTAAACGATCAAGATCCTGCGTGGCAGCGGCGAAAACAGCGTGCGCTGGGGGGCTCTACCGTGGAGGCTGCTGCAGTAGAATCATGCCGCTTTGTAAATAGTGATGAGCTCCGATACTCCTTGCGCTCAATTTATACGTATTGTCCATGGTTTCGCAAGATCTTTATTGTAACGGATCAGCAAATACCTCCGTGGCTGTGCCTCGATGACCCTCGAGTGGAAATAATTGATCATCAAGAGATCTTTCAAGAAGAAGGAACCCTTCCCTGCTTTAATTCAAGCGCTATCGAGTGTCGATTACACCATATCCCGGATTTGGCGTCACATTGGATTTACCTGAACGATGATTTTTTTATTGGTCGGTCTGTAGAAAAATCGTTTTTTTTCACCCCGAAGGGGCTCCAAAACTCTTTTTCCCCCCCGCCATGA
- a CDS encoding glycosyltransferase family 25 protein — MDIRYYVINMDKDGDRLERFRQQMDAQGLSFTRHAGPLLQKNTVSLFGKTFRVTAPGYAGVALAHIRLWQKIGQLENDACLCNVFEDDEILRANYAENLHREIEKIPGDIDFFNLNVIRPLGKKVAPDILKVVHPTFSRKRYPNIWLSNYVITPGGARRILKLLEQNMKHLNMNFDKTFVETIHRSCDQLNCYILAPMNKLSIHDEDESSKKEMNNKNWVLRMYGAVRDLFRG, encoded by the coding sequence ATGGATATAAGATATTACGTTATTAATATGGATAAAGATGGGGATCGTCTGGAACGTTTCCGTCAGCAGATGGATGCGCAGGGACTTTCCTTTACACGTCATGCCGGGCCGTTGCTCCAGAAGAATACAGTCTCTCTTTTTGGAAAAACCTTTCGTGTTACAGCCCCCGGTTATGCCGGTGTTGCCCTTGCCCATATTCGGTTGTGGCAAAAAATTGGACAGTTAGAGAATGATGCGTGTCTCTGTAACGTTTTTGAAGATGATGAAATTCTCCGTGCCAACTATGCAGAAAATCTACATCGTGAAATAGAAAAAATACCCGGAGACATAGACTTTTTTAATTTGAATGTCATACGTCCTTTGGGAAAAAAGGTTGCTCCGGATATCCTCAAGGTTGTCCATCCTACCTTTTCGCGAAAGCGATATCCTAATATTTGGCTCAGCAATTACGTTATCACCCCCGGCGGAGCTCGACGCATTTTGAAGTTGTTGGAACAGAATATGAAACACCTCAATATGAATTTTGACAAAACCTTTGTAGAAACAATTCATAGGTCGTGTGACCAGCTTAATTGTTATATCTTGGCCCCTATGAACAAGCTGTCTATTCATGATGAGGACGAATCATCAAAAAAAGAGATGAACAACAAGAACTGGGTACTTCGAATGTATGGTGCTGTGCGAGACCTCTTTAGAGGCTGA